Proteins encoded together in one Planctomycetaceae bacterium window:
- a CDS encoding uracil-DNA glycosylase — protein MKSKSSKRAASAKTKEAESQPVKSPKSDVAGELAQLAKEIAACQKCVLGSTRLNPVPGEGNPNAQLVFVGEGPGADEDAQGRPFVGRSGQLLEKIITNAMGLKRSDVYICNIVKCRPPENREPRPEEIISCLPFLKRQLGLIRPKVIVSLGAPSTRTLLNTNKPIGQLRGQFQDFYFDESSPPIKLMPTFHPAYLLRNYSDDNRRKVWEDMKSVMAELGLPVPKK, from the coding sequence ATGAAATCCAAATCCAGTAAACGTGCTGCATCAGCTAAAACGAAAGAAGCGGAATCTCAACCGGTCAAATCTCCAAAATCGGATGTTGCCGGCGAGCTTGCGCAGTTGGCCAAAGAAATCGCGGCGTGCCAAAAGTGCGTGCTTGGCTCGACACGGTTGAATCCTGTTCCCGGCGAAGGAAATCCCAATGCCCAGTTGGTTTTTGTTGGCGAAGGACCCGGAGCGGATGAAGATGCGCAGGGCAGGCCGTTTGTCGGCAGGTCGGGTCAGCTTTTGGAGAAGATTATCACAAACGCGATGGGCTTAAAGCGAAGCGATGTTTATATCTGTAATATCGTAAAGTGCAGACCGCCGGAGAATCGCGAACCGCGGCCGGAGGAAATTATCAGTTGTCTGCCGTTTTTGAAAAGACAACTTGGCTTAATTAGGCCGAAGGTAATTGTTTCGCTTGGTGCGCCATCGACAAGAACGCTTCTTAATACGAACAAACCGATAGGTCAGCTTCGCGGCCAGTTTCAGGATTTTTATTTCGATGAATCTTCGCCGCCGATAAAACTTATGCCGACGTTCCATCCCGCATATCTGCTGCGAAATTATTCCGACGATAACCGCCGAAAGGTGTGGGAAGATATGAAATCCGTTATGGCGGAATTGGGTTTGCCGGTACCAAAAAAATAA
- a CDS encoding exodeoxyribonuclease V subunit gamma, producing MAVQFILGRSGTGKTTLCIKQIIESLLNGKSQQNLVFLVPEQATYQAERAILSDSRIKGYSRLHVLSFQRLCYMIFGKNLAARPLTSQARDMIVHRLLCENAGKLSIFSSAAQRQGTASSIAQTISELQKYGKSPDDVETLIKQLGGKSELTAGKLTDINLIYKQYLAFVEGNFLNSDNQLNLAKESVSKSEFLKDCSLWVDGFAGFTTSETMMLAELLKVCSTAKIAMCLDPAALENDYTGIFEPTAKTYGGLLEVVKSLKLQIEKPVVLDKANRFANSKALGHLEKNIFSFDEVGPMACNGEIKITACAKTRLEVDYVARQICELVREKNYRWRDIAVIASDIDQYHHFIQAIFGDFNIPFFIDRRRCLQQYPAVELITSALKIATDRFSTNDVINYLKSDLASVSRAEVDLLENYCLAFGIEAKDWLSSEKWHFAQKKDEFDNDIINKIRVRATEELLQLRALMQREERLSAEWFYQTVLVFLDSLNVRQKLADWTNAAFKEGRLDEAQLHQQFFSQFTQLMDDFLFIFKDSSLTTRQYASLICSMFSQITVALIPPALDQVLVGSIERSRHPDLKAVFLIGGTQKQFPIPIYYDNILNDNDRKVSADAGFELACRGSSQLMERRYLAYIAFTRPSQLLNVTYPLADEKGTDVQPSFLVEQLKSLFTDLVEEKYYGSDGFDNLYNTSDLSALLAARLGKDNFAPADNTDAKCKWLLDELASSCRRRLNVENIKTAIDYTNTAALENPPMQDVLATSATRLKSFASCPFRYFSEHIMKLKERRIFELEPFSLGLFYHKVLEILFGDLKKQNFNFSNAPADVLSKLTDAAIEKLLLEDDFLKSFKARTKHNSFIVLSASEMIKDAVLEFSQIAAAGKFNQIAAETGFGRDSAMPAIELSLPDGKKIHIDGKIDRVDLLSEDGKNYCLVVDYKTSQTSINWSLFGAGLDLQLPIYLLAIKNQTIEKYKNLIPLGAFYFKIQSTADSADIDDIETNAGKIKRKPKGIFNGEYFNCIDSQTAGGRSPYYSFGITQKDGQFGYYESSSLLRDEHFDAVLNFAENKLKQLGSRILSGEIEIKPYKFDKTTACANCKYKAFCRFDWQINGYSQITKISKTEFFETSK from the coding sequence ATGGCTGTTCAATTTATATTAGGAAGAAGCGGGACAGGAAAGACGACGCTTTGCATAAAGCAGATTATAGAAAGTCTGTTGAATGGTAAAAGCCAGCAGAATCTCGTTTTTCTTGTGCCGGAGCAGGCTACATATCAGGCTGAACGGGCGATTCTTTCCGATTCACGAATAAAAGGTTACAGCCGACTGCACGTGCTTTCATTTCAGCGACTCTGTTATATGATTTTCGGTAAAAATCTCGCCGCCCGGCCTTTGACTTCGCAGGCAAGGGATATGATAGTTCACCGATTGCTTTGTGAAAACGCAGGTAAATTATCAATTTTTTCATCGGCGGCGCAACGGCAGGGCACGGCCTCTTCTATCGCGCAGACGATTTCCGAGCTGCAAAAATATGGCAAGAGTCCAGATGACGTTGAAACGCTTATAAAACAGCTTGGCGGCAAATCGGAATTAACCGCGGGAAAACTTACAGATATAAACCTGATTTATAAACAGTATCTTGCCTTTGTCGAAGGCAATTTTCTAAACAGCGATAATCAGCTTAATCTCGCCAAAGAATCAGTATCCAAAAGCGAATTTTTGAAAGACTGTTCGCTGTGGGTCGATGGCTTTGCGGGCTTTACAACTTCCGAAACGATGATGCTGGCGGAATTATTGAAAGTTTGTTCCACGGCGAAAATAGCGATGTGTCTTGACCCCGCGGCATTGGAAAACGATTATACCGGAATTTTCGAGCCGACTGCGAAAACCTACGGCGGTTTGCTTGAAGTAGTTAAATCATTAAAACTGCAAATTGAAAAACCTGTTGTACTTGACAAGGCGAATCGTTTTGCGAATTCAAAAGCGCTTGGACATCTTGAGAAAAATATTTTCAGTTTTGACGAAGTTGGGCCGATGGCCTGCAATGGTGAAATAAAGATTACAGCCTGTGCGAAAACACGGCTGGAAGTCGATTATGTTGCACGACAGATTTGCGAGCTTGTGCGCGAGAAAAATTACCGCTGGCGAGATATAGCGGTTATTGCGTCCGACATTGACCAGTATCATCATTTCATTCAGGCGATTTTCGGCGATTTTAATATTCCGTTCTTTATTGACAGGCGAAGATGTTTGCAGCAGTATCCGGCAGTTGAACTTATTACCAGTGCTTTGAAAATCGCGACCGACAGATTCTCAACGAACGATGTGATAAATTATTTGAAGAGCGACCTTGCTTCTGTCAGCAGGGCGGAAGTTGATTTGCTCGAAAATTATTGTCTTGCGTTCGGTATCGAGGCCAAAGATTGGTTGAGCAGTGAGAAATGGCACTTCGCGCAGAAAAAAGACGAATTCGATAATGACATTATCAATAAAATCAGGGTCAGAGCTACGGAAGAGCTTTTGCAGTTACGGGCGTTAATGCAGCGGGAGGAAAGACTCTCGGCCGAATGGTTCTATCAGACGGTTTTAGTTTTTCTCGATAGTCTCAACGTTCGGCAGAAACTTGCGGACTGGACGAATGCGGCATTTAAAGAAGGCAGGCTCGACGAAGCGCAACTTCATCAGCAATTTTTTTCACAGTTTACGCAGTTGATGGACGATTTTCTTTTCATCTTCAAAGACAGTTCGCTCACCACGCGTCAGTACGCTTCGTTAATCTGCTCGATGTTCAGTCAGATAACGGTTGCGTTGATTCCGCCTGCGCTCGATCAGGTGCTTGTCGGTTCGATAGAGCGAAGCAGGCATCCGGATTTGAAGGCGGTATTTTTAATTGGCGGAACGCAAAAGCAATTTCCGATACCGATATATTATGATAATATTTTGAATGATAACGACCGCAAGGTAAGTGCCGACGCAGGTTTTGAACTTGCGTGCAGGGGTTCGTCGCAGCTTATGGAACGCAGGTATCTGGCATATATCGCTTTTACAAGGCCTTCGCAGTTGCTGAATGTTACTTATCCGCTGGCTGATGAAAAAGGGACGGATGTTCAGCCGAGTTTCCTTGTCGAGCAGTTGAAATCTCTTTTCACCGACCTTGTCGAAGAAAAATATTACGGCAGCGATGGGTTTGATAATTTATATAACACTTCTGATTTGTCGGCACTGCTTGCCGCCAGATTGGGAAAAGATAATTTTGCGCCGGCAGACAATACGGATGCAAAATGCAAGTGGCTGCTGGATGAACTTGCGTCGTCGTGCCGACGACGGCTAAACGTTGAAAATATCAAAACCGCGATTGATTATACAAACACCGCGGCATTGGAAAATCCGCCGATGCAGGATGTTCTGGCAACGAGCGCGACACGTTTAAAATCGTTCGCAAGCTGTCCGTTCAGATATTTTAGTGAACATATAATGAAACTGAAGGAACGGCGTATTTTCGAGCTTGAGCCTTTTAGTCTCGGCCTTTTTTATCATAAAGTACTCGAAATATTGTTCGGCGATTTGAAAAAACAAAATTTTAATTTTTCAAACGCACCGGCTGATGTGCTTTCAAAATTAACTGACGCGGCAATAGAAAAACTTCTTTTAGAAGATGATTTTCTGAAAAGTTTCAAAGCGCGAACAAAGCACAACAGTTTTATCGTGCTTTCGGCATCGGAAATGATTAAAGACGCGGTGTTGGAATTTTCGCAGATTGCCGCGGCTGGAAAATTTAATCAAATTGCCGCCGAAACGGGATTTGGACGCGATTCAGCGATGCCTGCGATTGAGTTGAGTTTGCCGGATGGCAAAAAAATTCATATCGACGGCAAAATCGACAGAGTGGATTTATTGTCGGAAGACGGCAAAAATTATTGCCTTGTTGTCGATTATAAAACTTCGCAGACCTCGATAAACTGGTCGCTTTTTGGAGCGGGGCTTGATTTGCAGCTTCCGATTTATCTGCTTGCCATAAAAAATCAAACTATTGAAAAATATAAAAATCTGATTCCACTCGGCGCATTTTATTTTAAGATTCAATCGACTGCCGATTCGGCAGACATCGATGATATTGAAACAAACGCAGGTAAAATAAAGAGAAAGCCGAAAGGTATTTTCAACGGCGAGTATTTTAATTGTATAGATTCGCAAACAGCCGGCGGGCGCAGTCCGTATTATAGTTTCGGAATTACGCAAAAAGACGGGCAGTTCGGCTATTACGAATCAAGTTCGCTTTTGCGGGATGAACATTTCGATGCGGTGCTGAATTTTGCGGAAAATAAACTCAAGCAGCTTGGCAGTCGAATACTTTCCGGCGAAATTGAAATTAAACCTTATAAATTTGACAAAACCACAGCCTGTGCGAATTGCAAATATAAAGCGTTTTGCCGATTCGACTGGCAGATTAACGGTTATTCGCAGATAACGAAAATTTCCAAGACAGAATTTTTTGAGACATCGAAATGA